In Pirellulales bacterium, the genomic stretch TATTCGCTCACCGAGAAGGCGCGGCGGCAGGCCGGGAACAATTTCCCTGATCTGGCGATCGTCCTGTGGGACGAAATCCGCCATGTGAAGGACCAGGAGGTCCGTCGCGGGTTGCTTGAACGGATCGCCTCGGCCATGGCGGCCATGTACCGCGACCGTGTTCACGGCTCTACGCTTGCTGCCCGGATGGAATCGCTGCGGGCCCTGTTTGGCGAACGGCGCGTGCCGCTGGATGTGGAACCTGATCACCGGGCGGACGCCAACTCGCGTGACGGCGGAGCCGCGAAGGAAGCGGGCGGTCCGTCGCTGCCGCTTTTGACCGTGGCCGAGTGCCCCTACCCCGAGTTGGCCGAGAAGGATCGGGGCATTTGTGCCGTGGAAAAAATGCTGTTTGCCAAGCTGCTCGAAGAGCCGGTACGCCTATCGCAATGCCGCTTGGACGGACACAGTTGTTGCCAATTTGAAACCAATTGACCCGGTTTAAGACCCACGGGTCGTCGGATATAGTGAGGGGCTTTGACACGCCCAATTTCCCGGGAATTGGGCAGCCAGCTTGGCACCTCGAAACGACGGAAAGACGAATCATGAGTGAGCCTTGGATCGAAGGGCGGTTTGAAGAGAACTTTGCCATCACCACGGTCGAACAGGCCATCAACTGGGCCCGCCAGTCGAGCATCTGGCCGATGACGTTCGGTCTGGCCTGTTGCGCGATCGAAATGATGGCCGCCGGAGCCAGCCGCTTCGACATGGACCGTTTTGGTGCGGGTGCCTTCCGTGCTACGCCGCGTCAGGCCGACCTAATGATTGTGGCCGGAACGGTGACCTACAAAATGGCCAGCCGCGTCCGCCGGCTCTACAACCTGATGCCCGATCCGAAGTTCGTGATCGCGATGGGCGCCTGCACCGTCGGCGGTGGCCCCTACTTCAAGTATGGCTACCACGTCGTTAAGGGCGTGGACCTGGTTGTGCCGGTCGACGTGTACGTGCCGGGCTGCCCGCCGCGTCCCGAAGCGTTGCTCGAAGGCTTGATGCGCATTCAGGACAAGATCAAGGGGCACCACATTGCTCGCAAGGCCCAGGCGCCGGCCGGCGTCAAGGTCGACGACGAGTTGCCGTTGCCGCACCACTCGGGCTATGTCGACGTCGTCGAGCGCGAGCCCGTCTTCGATCACCAGAAAATTACCGGTTAATGACGTTATGCGTGACAGCGCATGAAAACCCTCTCCCCCTGGGAGAGGGCAGGGTGAGGGGCAGTTTTCGAGTCTTACGTCAGCTAAGTTTCAAAGAGCATGATCAACGTGAATAGCCAGCCTCGCGAAACGCTTCGAATCAAGGACCTGCACGTCTCGGTCGGCGAGCGCGAGATTCTGCGCGGTGTGAATCTCACCATCCGCCGCGGCGAGACGCACGCCCTGATGGGACCCAATGGCTCGGGGAAGAGCACGCTGGGGTACGCCATCATGGGGCACCCCGGTTACGAAGTGACGCAGGGGACGATCGAACTGGAAACGGCCGACGGTCCGTTGGTCAATGTGCTCGAGCTGGAACCCAACGAGCGAGCGCGGCACGGTATTTTTCTCGCTTTCCAACGCCCGATGTCGATTCCCGGCGTGAAGATGGCCGACTTCCTGCGTCACGCGACGACCAACGTTCGCCGTCCCGATCGCAAGGAGGGGGAAGAGCTGCTGCCGATGCGCGACTTCCGCAAGGAGCTGAAGGCGAAGATGGAGCAGTTGCGGATGGACCCCGAGTTCGCCCGCCGCTACGTCAACGACGGCTTTTCAGGCGGCGAAATGAAGCGGGCCGAGATTCTGCAGATGGCCATGCTGCGGCCGAAGTTCGCCATCCTCGACGAAACCGATAGCGGCTTGGACGTCGACGCGGTCCGCCTGGCCAGCCAGAGCATTGCCGAGATCGGCGGCGCCGACATGGGCATCCTGATCATCACGCACCACGACAAGTTGCTGGAACACAACCGCCCTGACTTCACGCATGTGATGCTCGGCGGCCGGATCGTGGAAACCGGCGGAGCCGAGCTGGCCGACGAGCTGCACCAGTCGGGCTACGATCGCATCCGCGGACAGTACCCCGACGCGGCCGCCGACGAAGCCGCCATGAAGCAAGAGAAAACCACGGCCGTCGCCGGCTGAGCGTTTTGCGAATTACGAAGCACAGAATACATCCACAGATTTCGCAGATCGCACAGATAAAAGAATCGCGAAGCCTGTAGCCCAAACTTTTCCAGGACCAAAACGATCATGGCCACCGACCTTAAGTCAAACACCGACGGGCTCGGTCTCGGCGAGATCAACAAATACGATTTCCGCAACGCCGAGAAGTACGTCTTCAAAAGCCGCAAAGGGCTCGACGCCGAGATCGTGCACCAGATCTCGGACATGAAGAACGAGCCGGAGTGGATGCGCGAATTCCGGCTGCGCAGCCTGGAGATTTTCAACTCGAAGCCGATGCCGCACTGGGGCGGCAATATCGACATCGATTTCCAGGACATCTTCTACTACATCAAGCCCTCGGATCAGCAGGGACGCAGTTGGGACGAAGTGCCCGACGACATCAAGCGCACCTTCGACAAGCTGGGCATCCCCGAGGCGGAGAAGAAATTCCTGGCGGGCGTCAAAGCGCAGTACGAAAGCGAAGTCGTGTACGGCTCGCTGCGCGAAGACCTGGCCCAGCAGGGCGTGATCTTCACCGACACCGATTCCGCCGTGCGCGAGCATCCGGACCTGGTGCGGGAGTATTTCAGCACAATTATTCCGCCCACCGATAACAAGTTCGCCGCGCTCAACTCGGCAGTCTGGTCCGGCGGCTCGTTCATTTACGTCCCCAAGGGCGTGAAAATCGAGTTCCCGCTGCAGGCCTATTTCCGCATCAACGCCGAGAGCATGGGCCAGTTCGAGCGGACGTTGATCATCGTCGACGAAGGGGCGCAGATTCACTACGTCGAAGGTTGCACGGCCCCCATGTACACGACCGAGAGCCTGCACTCGGCCGTGGTCGAGATCATCGTCAAGAAGCACGCCCGCTGTCGCTATACGACGATCCAGAACTGGGCCAACAACATTTACAACCTGGTCACGAAGCGAGCCGTGGCGTACGAAGATGCCACGATGGAATGGATCGACGGCAATCTCGGCAGCCGCCTGACGATGAAATATCCGGCCGTGTACATGCTCGAGCCGGGTGCCCGTGGCGAGATTCTGTCGATCGCCTTTGCCTCCAACGGCCAGCATCAGGACGCCGGGGCCAAGGTCGTGCATGCCGCGCCGCATACTTCGAGCCGCATTATTTCGAAGAGCATTTCGAAAAACGGCGGTCGTTCCAGTTATCGCGGGCTGGTAAAGGTCGAGCCGGGCGCTCGCAAGGCGAAGTCGAACGTCGTCTGCGACGCCCTGATTCTCGATTCACACAGCCGCAGCGACACGTATCCTTACATCGAGGTCGACGAGCAGGACGTGTCGATCGGCCACGAGGCCAGTGTTTCGAAAATTGGCGAGGAACAACTGTTCTACCTCACCAGCCGCGGCCTGTCCGAGGCCGAAGCCAGCACGATGATCGTCAGCGGCTTTATCGAACCCTTGGTGAAAGAGCTGCCGATGGAGTACGCCGTGGAAATGAATCGGCTGATCGAGCTGCAAATGGAGGGGACCGTCGGCTAATCACCGCGAGATCGGCGCCGCGAACGCCGCCTCGATCAACGACAAACACCACTGCCGCGAACGTCTATTTAGCCGCCGGGCTCGCCCGGCGGTCTTCGTTTACACCACAAGTTGCCGCCCGTACTCAATCAAACGCAAGTTTTCATGCCATCCACCGCGACGCCGACCGGTTTCACGCAAGACGCTTTTGACGCCTTTCTCGCCCCACGCGACGAGCCGAGCTGGCTGGCCGACGCACGTCGCACGGCGTGGAGCGAGTTTCAGCGTCTCGGCATGCCGTCGCGCAGCGACGAAGAGTGGATGCGCACCGACCTGCGTGTCTTCCACCTCGACCGATTTTCGCTGCCTGGCGAGCTGCCGGCCGGCGCGGTGGCGCCGGTGGCGCTGTTGAGTCACGGCGTCGACCTGGCCGGACATGCCGCGACGCTCAACAGCCGGCACGTGACCGGGGAGTTTGATCCGTCGCTTGCCAAACAAGGAATCATCTTCGGCAGCCTCGACCGGCTGCTCGTCGAGCACGCGGATCTGCTGCGTCCCTATTTCGAGAAAAAAACCATCGATCCCTCGAAGGACAAATTCGCGTCGTTGCACGCGGCGGCCTGGTCGGGCGGAACAGTGCTGTACGTTCCGCGCGGTGTGGCGGTCGCAAAACCCCTGCACATCTTGAACGGGCTGGCGGGCGGCGGCGTCGATCTCGGCAAGACCCTCGTCATTCTCGAAGAGGGGGCGGAGGCAACGCTCCTATCGGAAACAGCAGGCGGTGAGGGCGACCCTGGCCTGCATTGCGGTGCGATCGAAATCTTTGTCGGCCGCGGCGCCCGCTTGCGCTACGTCAACTTGCAGAATTGGGGGAGCGGCGTCTGGCATTTTGCCCATCAACAGGCGCTGGTCGATCGCGATGGTCGGTTGCAATGGACCATCGGCGCGCTGGGCGGCCGGCTGGCCCAGGTCAATCAGCACGTGGCGCTCGTCGGCCCCGGGGCCGAGGCACAAGTCAACGGCGTCATGTTTACCGAAGGGAAGCAGCAGCTTACGTACAACACGTTGCAACACCATCGGGCCGATCATTGCCGCAGCGATCTTTTGTACAAAGGGGCCCTCCAAGATCGCTCGCGCGTCGTATGGCGCGGCATGATCAAGGTCGATCAAGGCGCGCAGAAGACCGACGGCTATCAGCGCAACGATAACCTGATGCTTTCGGAGCACGCCCGGGCTGATTCGATCCCGGGGCTCGAGATCGAGGCCGATGACGTTCGCTGCACGCACGGATCGACGGCCGGCCGGGTCGACGACGAGCAGGTTTTTTACGCCCGCAGCCGCGGCCTGACGCGCAAAGAAGCCATCCGCATGATCGTGGCCGGCTTCTTCCAGCAAGTGTTCGACCGCATCACGATCGAAAGCGTCCGCAACGCCCTGGGCGAAGCCATCGGCCGGCGCATCAGGGAATACGACTGAAATGCAGAAGTCAGAATGATGAATGCAGAATGAAGAAGCAGACGCATTCTCATCGTTCATCATTTTGCATCATTTGCTTGGCATCTCGCCCACAACCGCCAATACGTTTGCCGAACTATGGACTTCGTCCGCGTCGCCAAGGTTTCTGACATCCCTGATCCCGGCAAGCAGATTGTCGAGGTCGAAGATCGACTGGTCGTGGTATTCCACGTGGCCGGGCAGTTTTACGCCCTGGACGACGTCTGCACGCACGACGGCGGGCCGCTGGGCGAGGGAGCGCTGGAAGGTTTTTGCATCGCCTGCCCGCGACACGGCGCGAAATTCGACATCCGCGACGGCCGCGCCCTGACCATGCCGGCCACTCGGCCGACGGTGGCCCACGAGGTGAAAATCGAGGGAGACGACATCCTGGTGCGGCTCCGCGAGGAGTAATTGCTAGAATTGGAGAGGACATGCCGCCATAAGGGCGTATCGCAGGCACCGAGGTTTTCTCGAAGAGAGCCATGGATCTTGATGTTTTTAGGAAGGCAGTCCTCGAAAGCAAACTGGTCGCCGCCGACATTCTGGATAATGCCATTGCACGATTCATGTATGGCGATCGCGCTCCTGGTTCACGTGGGTCGGATCTCGAGGCACTGGGAGATTACCTGGTATTTGAACGGCTGATGACCTTTTGGCAGTTTTTGGCCCTATTGCACGGACGTCGCAATTTCCATTTCTCGAATTTTCGGCTTCTTGAGCAGGTCCGCGATGGTAGGGAGAAATGGGCTTATCTTGCCGAGAACATGACCACGAAAAAGACGGTAAAGTTATCGATAACATGGCCCTTAAAGTGGCCCACGGACGATACGGCGACCATTTACGCATGGTCCGCCGACGAGGTTTCCGTGCCTGAAATTTCTATCATTGACGAGAACGGCAATCGGCCGCTTCCGGACTTCGACATTTAGAATCTCGACATTCGACATTTTCCCACAGGTGCCTTATGCCGGTGAACGAAGAAAGTGTCCGCGAGGCGCTCAAGCAAGTCATTGACCCCGAGTTGTTCGTCAACATCGTCGACCTGGGGCTGGTCTACCTGGTGACGGTCGCCGACCTTGAGGACGGCAAGCAGAAGGTGTCGATCGAGATGACGATGACCAGCCCCGCCTGCCCGGCCGGCCCGCAATTGATCCAGCAATCGAAAGACACGCTGGGCCGGATCGAGGGTGTGGGCGAGGTCGAGGTAAAGCTGGTGATGATTCCCCCCTGGACGCCTGACCGCATGACCGAAGAGGCCCGCGATCAGTTGGGGATCTTTTAGCGCACATCTGCCCGCACAATAGCAGCAAAACATAGCGTGCGCATCTTCGTCTTCGAGTACCTCACCGGCGGTGGCTTGCTGGCCGGAGATGATTCCTTGCCCGGCAGGGCGTCGCTTGCGCGCGAGGGGGCGACGATGGTGACGGCGCTGGCCGCGGATTTCGCTCGGGTTCCCGGCGCCGAGGTCGTTGTTCTGCGCGACCCCTGCGTGAGGCTGCCCGTCCTCGACCGCGTCGAAACGCGGCTCGTCCGCACGGTGGCCGAGCGGGACGAGGCTTTCGCTGCCGAGGCGGCAATGGCCGACGCGACGATCGTGATCGCGCCGGAGTGCGATGGTATTTTGCTGCGCTGTGTCGAGCGCGTGATGCAATGTGGCGGCAATTTACTAGGCCCGGGGCCGGAACTGGTTCGCCTGGCGGCCGATAAGCACGCGACCACGGAACAATTGGGAGAGGCCGGCGTGCCTGTCCCGCGCGGCGCGGTTTTACCTGCGCCCGGAACCTGGCCGCGCGAGCTCGCTTTTCCGCTCGTACTCAAGCCGCGCGACGGCGCTGGCTCGCAAGGTCTGCGGTTGCTCGACGGGCCGCTGCCAGCCGTGGAGTGGCCGGCCGATCCCGCCCGCTGGCGCATCGAAGAATTTCGATCGGGCGTGGCTGCCAGCGTCGCTGTACTGTGCGGGCCGGCAGGGCACGTCCCGTTGCAGCCTTGCGAGCAGAAACTCGCGACCGATGGCACGTTCCAATACCAAGGGGGATCACTGCCGCTCGACGAGGCACTGTCGCAACGCGCTGCACAATTGGCCGGCAGAACGGCCGCGGCGCTACCGGCGCCCCGCGGCTACATCGGCATCGACATGGTGCTGGGCGATCGGCCAGACGGCAGTGACGATGTCGTGATCGAAATCAATCCCCGCTTGACGACCTCGTACGTGGGCATGCGGGCCGCGACGCGTGATAATCTCGCTGGAGCGATGCTGGCCGTGGCCGGCGGCGAGCGGCCCACATTAACATGGACGAACGACCGGTGGGAATTCACCGCCGACGGCGTCGTCACCCGTCCCACGGCCGCCGCTCGCCATTGATGGATTCCGTCTGTTAGTCGCCTTGCTGTGTGCCGCAAAGATGCCCATCCTCGCGCTTGATGTCGGCGGAGCGAATCTGAAGATCGCCGACGGCGCCGGCCACGCCGCGAGCGTTCCCTTTCCGCTGTGGAAAATGCCGGAACGGCTGCCGGCTGCGCTTTCAGAACTGATTCGCGCAGCGCCGCCCGCGGAGCGATTTGTCGCCACGATGACCGGCGAATTGGCCGATTGTTTCGAGACAAAAGCCGACGGTGTGCGGGCGATCATCACTGCGCTCGAGGAAGCGACCGCCGATCACGACTTGCGCATCTATTTGACGGACGGTTCCTTCGTCGCGCCCGCGGCCGCGATGGCACGCCCGCTCGAAGCCGCCGCGTCGAACTGGTACGCCCTGGCTTGCTTCGTGGCGCGCTACGTGAGTTCACCGGCAGGATTACTCATCGACATCGGCAGCACGACCTGCGATATCATCCCGCTTGTCGACGGTCGCGTGGCAGCCGAGGGGCGAACCGATCCCGCGCGGCTGGCGTCCGGCGAACTGGTCTACACGGGCGTGGTGCGCAGCCCCGTATGCGCCGTTGCCCGCA encodes the following:
- a CDS encoding MarR family transcriptional regulator, whose product is METSSALSSATSDGQVLDLMRRHGAMSVTQVARATRVTATAVRQRLTRLMSLGLVERELPTSDGGCVPRGRPSHRYSLTEKARRQAGNNFPDLAIVLWDEIRHVKDQEVRRGLLERIASAMAAMYRDRVHGSTLAARMESLRALFGERRVPLDVEPDHRADANSRDGGAAKEAGGPSLPLLTVAECPYPELAEKDRGICAVEKMLFAKLLEEPVRLSQCRLDGHSCCQFETN
- a CDS encoding NADH-quinone oxidoreductase subunit B family protein, translating into MSEPWIEGRFEENFAITTVEQAINWARQSSIWPMTFGLACCAIEMMAAGASRFDMDRFGAGAFRATPRQADLMIVAGTVTYKMASRVRRLYNLMPDPKFVIAMGACTVGGGPYFKYGYHVVKGVDLVVPVDVYVPGCPPRPEALLEGLMRIQDKIKGHHIARKAQAPAGVKVDDELPLPHHSGYVDVVEREPVFDHQKITG
- the sufC gene encoding Fe-S cluster assembly ATPase SufC, with protein sequence MNSQPRETLRIKDLHVSVGEREILRGVNLTIRRGETHALMGPNGSGKSTLGYAIMGHPGYEVTQGTIELETADGPLVNVLELEPNERARHGIFLAFQRPMSIPGVKMADFLRHATTNVRRPDRKEGEELLPMRDFRKELKAKMEQLRMDPEFARRYVNDGFSGGEMKRAEILQMAMLRPKFAILDETDSGLDVDAVRLASQSIAEIGGADMGILIITHHDKLLEHNRPDFTHVMLGGRIVETGGAELADELHQSGYDRIRGQYPDAAADEAAMKQEKTTAVAG
- the sufB gene encoding Fe-S cluster assembly protein SufB; the protein is MATDLKSNTDGLGLGEINKYDFRNAEKYVFKSRKGLDAEIVHQISDMKNEPEWMREFRLRSLEIFNSKPMPHWGGNIDIDFQDIFYYIKPSDQQGRSWDEVPDDIKRTFDKLGIPEAEKKFLAGVKAQYESEVVYGSLREDLAQQGVIFTDTDSAVREHPDLVREYFSTIIPPTDNKFAALNSAVWSGGSFIYVPKGVKIEFPLQAYFRINAESMGQFERTLIIVDEGAQIHYVEGCTAPMYTTESLHSAVVEIIVKKHARCRYTTIQNWANNIYNLVTKRAVAYEDATMEWIDGNLGSRLTMKYPAVYMLEPGARGEILSIAFASNGQHQDAGAKVVHAAPHTSSRIISKSISKNGGRSSYRGLVKVEPGARKAKSNVVCDALILDSHSRSDTYPYIEVDEQDVSIGHEASVSKIGEEQLFYLTSRGLSEAEASTMIVSGFIEPLVKELPMEYAVEMNRLIELQMEGTVG
- the sufD gene encoding Fe-S cluster assembly protein SufD: MPSTATPTGFTQDAFDAFLAPRDEPSWLADARRTAWSEFQRLGMPSRSDEEWMRTDLRVFHLDRFSLPGELPAGAVAPVALLSHGVDLAGHAATLNSRHVTGEFDPSLAKQGIIFGSLDRLLVEHADLLRPYFEKKTIDPSKDKFASLHAAAWSGGTVLYVPRGVAVAKPLHILNGLAGGGVDLGKTLVILEEGAEATLLSETAGGEGDPGLHCGAIEIFVGRGARLRYVNLQNWGSGVWHFAHQQALVDRDGRLQWTIGALGGRLAQVNQHVALVGPGAEAQVNGVMFTEGKQQLTYNTLQHHRADHCRSDLLYKGALQDRSRVVWRGMIKVDQGAQKTDGYQRNDNLMLSEHARADSIPGLEIEADDVRCTHGSTAGRVDDEQVFYARSRGLTRKEAIRMIVAGFFQQVFDRITIESVRNALGEAIGRRIREYD
- a CDS encoding non-heme iron oxygenase ferredoxin subunit; translated protein: MDFVRVAKVSDIPDPGKQIVEVEDRLVVVFHVAGQFYALDDVCTHDGGPLGEGALEGFCIACPRHGAKFDIRDGRALTMPATRPTVAHEVKIEGDDILVRLREE
- a CDS encoding metal-sulfur cluster assembly factor, with the protein product MPVNEESVREALKQVIDPELFVNIVDLGLVYLVTVADLEDGKQKVSIEMTMTSPACPAGPQLIQQSKDTLGRIEGVGEVEVKLVMIPPWTPDRMTEEARDQLGIF
- a CDS encoding ATP-grasp domain-containing protein; this encodes MRIFVFEYLTGGGLLAGDDSLPGRASLAREGATMVTALAADFARVPGAEVVVLRDPCVRLPVLDRVETRLVRTVAERDEAFAAEAAMADATIVIAPECDGILLRCVERVMQCGGNLLGPGPELVRLAADKHATTEQLGEAGVPVPRGAVLPAPGTWPRELAFPLVLKPRDGAGSQGLRLLDGPLPAVEWPADPARWRIEEFRSGVAASVAVLCGPAGHVPLQPCEQKLATDGTFQYQGGSLPLDEALSQRAAQLAGRTAAALPAPRGYIGIDMVLGDRPDGSDDVVIEINPRLTTSYVGMRAATRDNLAGAMLAVAGGERPTLTWTNDRWEFTADGVVTRPTAAARH
- a CDS encoding hydantoinase/oxoprolinase family protein is translated as MPILALDVGGANLKIADGAGHAASVPFPLWKMPERLPAALSELIRAAPPAERFVATMTGELADCFETKADGVRAIITALEEATADHDLRIYLTDGSFVAPAAAMARPLEAAASNWYALACFVARYVSSPAGLLIDIGSTTCDIIPLVDGRVAAEGRTDPARLASGELVYTGVVRSPVCAVARNLPWQGRSCPTAHELFATTRDAYLLLGELAEDPAATDTADGRPATRAAARDRLARTICADRHMFSADDALVAAEAIREAQVEQISAAVARVVARLPVRPVTIVLAGEGEFLAYRVINQLRLAVETISLSAKLGPIVSRCAPAHALAVLARESRS